The Porphyrobacter sp. LM 6 sequence TCACCCGCCGGATCGAGCGCGGCGCGGGCAGCGCCTACCGCGTCAACGGGCGCGACGTGCGCGCCAAGGATGTGGCACTCACCTTCGCCGATGCCGCAACCGGCGCGCATTCGCCTGCGCTCGTCAGTCAGGGCAAGATCGCGCAGGTGATCGCCGCCAAGCCCGCCGAACGCCGCGCGATGCTCGAAGAAGCCGCCGGGATCGCGGGCCTTCACGTCCGCCGCAAGGATGCCGAGAGCAAGCTGCGCGGGGCCGAGGCGAACCTTGCGCGGCTCGAAGACCTGATGGCGGGGCTCGACGCGCAGATCGCCACGCTCAAGCGGCAGGCCAAGCAGGCCGAACGCTACACCGAACTCACCCACAAGATTCAGGGCGCCGAAGCCCGCCTGCTGTTCGCCCGCTGGCGCGAGGCTGCGGCGGCCGCCAAGGAAGCGCGCGCCGCTGCCGGTGCGGCCGAGGAACAGGTCGCCGCGACCCAGGCCGAGGTTGCTCAGGCGCAGGCCGAACAGGCCGCCGCCGCGCAAGCGCTCGCCGATGCGCGCGACGAACTCGCCGACCGCCGCGACGATGCCAGCGCGCACGGGCACCGCATGGCCGCGCTCGCCGAAAAGCTGGAAGCCGCCGAAACCCGCCTCACCGATCTTGCGCGCCAACAGCAGCGGCTGGAAGAAGACCGCGCCGATGCCGACCGCTTGACCTCGGCCGCAGTCGAGGCGCTGGCGCGGTTGACGACCGAACTGGCCGCCAGCCGCGAAGCGGTCAGCACCGCCGAAGCCGCGCGCCCTGCGCTTGCCGAAAAGGCCGAAGACCGCGAACGCGCGCACCGCGCCGCCGAACTCGCGCTCGCCAAGGCGACCGCCGATCATGCCGGCGTGGAAGCAGAATGGCGCGTTGCCGAAGCAGCGGTCGAACAGGCCGAGGCGCGGCTCGCCCGGATCGAAGCCGAAGCCGCGCGCCTCGCCCGCGCCCGCGCAGAGCTTGCAGCAAGCGGCGATGCCGAGGCCGAAGTCATCGCCGCGCGCACCGCCGCTGATGATGCGGCGAAAACGCTCTCCGGTTTGCGCGAAAAGCTCGCCGCCGATCAGGCGCGCAAGGGCGAATTGCAGACCGCGCGTGACGAGGCTGCCACGGCGCTCGCCGCCGCCCGCGCCGAACTGGCCGGGATCGAGCGCGAACACACCGCCCTCGCCCGCGACCGCGAGGCCCGCAGCCGACGCGAAGCAGGGCGGCAGGGCATGGCGACCGCGCTTGACAAGGTGAGCGTCGCGCCGGGTTACGAACGCGCGCTCGCCGCCGTGCTGGGCCGCGATGGCAAGTCACCGCTCGGTGCGCCTGCCAGCCCGCAGGACGGGCGGTTCTGGACGGGGGCCGCCGCGCCCAAGCCAGTCGCGGACAGTCTGCTTTCACACCTCAAGGATTGCCCCGCCGAACTCGCTGCCCGCCTCGCGCTGGTGCATTGTGCCGAGACGGATGATGGCCGCGCCCTCGCCCCCGGCGAATGGCTGGTTACCCGCGCCGGACACTTGCGCCGCTGGGACGGGTTCGTCGCCCGCGGCGAAGGTGCGGCGGAAGCCGCCCAGCTCGAAGCCGCGAACCGCTTTGCCGAACTCGACGCCGCGCTTCCACCCTTACGCGAAGCCGCCGCCCGCGCCGAGGCCGAGGACAAGGCCGTGCGCGAGGAGCTTGCCGCGCTGCAAACCGCGCTCATCGCGCAGGAACGCAGCATCGCGGGCGCAATCGAGGCCGAACGCCAGGCGCTGCGCCGGCTCGATCAGGCCGAAGCCGCGAAGGAACGCCTGGCCGCCCGCCTCGCCGAACTGGCCGCCAGCAGCGAGGAAATCGAGACCCAGATCGCCGCCGCCGCCGGTGATGTCACCGCCGCGCGCGAGGCCCGCGAACGTCTGCCTGCCCGCGATGCCGGGCGCGCGTCGCTGGAGGCCGCGCAGGCCAAGAACGAAGCCGCCCGCGCCGGGGTGCAGGCTGCGCTCGCTGAACTCGCCGCGCAGGATCAGGCGCTGGCCGTGGCGCGCGAGCGGCTCGCCGCCCAGTCCGCCGACCACGCCGGATGGCAGGCGCGATCGAGCGATGCCGAACGCCGCATGGCCGAAACCAGCCGCCGCCTCGCCGAAATCGAGGAAGAACGCGCTATCCACGCCGCCAAGCCCGCCGCGCTGACCGCCGAAATCGAAGCGGGCGAGGCCACCCGCAGCCGCCTTGCTGCCGAGCTTGCCGAAGCCGAAGGTGTGATGCGCGAGGCCGAGGCGCGCCAGCGCGCTGCCGACGCCGCGCTCGCCGCCCGCACCGAAACCCTCGCCCAGGCCCGCGAACGCCGCGCCAGTCTGGTCGCGCGGGCCGAGAACGAGGAGCAGCGCCGCACCGAAATGGCGCGCGTTTCGGGCGAACGCTTCCAGTGCCCGCCGCCGCTGCTGGGCGAGAAGTTCGGCTTTGACGAAGGCGACCTCGCCCTCGCCAGCGACGAATCCGCCGAGCTTGAACGCCTCACCGCTGCGCGCGAACGGATCGGGCCGGTCAACCTCGTCGCGGCTGACGAGCTCGCCCGGATCGAGGGCGAACACGGCACCAGCGCGCAGGAACAGGCCGAACTGGTCGAAGCGATTGCGCGGCTGCGCGGGTCGATCGGCAGCCTGAACCGCGAGGGGCGCGAACGGCTGCGTGCCGCCTTCGAGGAAGTCGACGGGCATTTCCGCGTGCTTTTCACCCGGCTGTTCGAAGGCGGGCAAGCGCACCTTGCGCTGGTCGACAGCGACGATCCGCTCGAAGCCGGTCTCGAAATCTACGCCCAACCGCCAGGCAAGCGGCTGCAATCGCTCTCGCTGCTATCGGGCGGCGAACAGGCGCTGACGGCGACGGCGCTGATCTTCGCGCTGTTCCTCACAAATCCTGCGCCGATCTGCGTGCTCGACGAAGTCGACGCCCCGCTCGACGATGCCAACGTCGAACGCTTCTGCGATCTGCTCGATTCGATGGTGCGCACCACCACCACCCGCTACCTGATCGTCACCCACAACGCGGTGACGATGAGCCGGATGCACCGCCTGTTCGGGGTGACGATGGCCGAACGCGGCGTCTCGCGCCTTGTCAGCGTCGATCTGGGTGAAGCGGCTCTGCTCGCCGCGGAGTAGCGATCAGGCGTCGAGCGCGGCGGCCAGCCGGCTGCGGATCGCTTTCAGAGCCTGGATGGTTTCGGCCATGTCCGGCCCGTCGTTCACCAGCAACCGCACGCCTGGGCCTTCGCTTTCGGCGTCCGCCCTGCGGTCACCGCTGCGCCGGTCAAGCCGCCGCCGGTCGAGATCGGATTTGGCTGCCGCGCGCAGCACCGCCTCGGCGCCCTTGAGGGTATAGCCTTCGCGGTTCACCAGCCGGTCGATGGTTTCCACCAGCGCAACGTCGCTGGCGCGGTAATAGCGCCGCCCGCCGCTGCGCTTGAGCGGTTTCAGCAGCGGGAACTGCGCTTCCCAGTATCGCAGCACGTGAGGTTTGATGCCGAGCGCCTCGCTGACTTCGCCGATGGTGCGCAGCGCGCCCTCGTCCTTGCCGTCATCGAACCCGGTCATCAAACCTCACCTTTGCTGGTTAGCCTTTAGCGATCCGCTCCTTGAGCAGCTGGCTCGCGCGGAACGTCATCACCCGGCGCGGGGTGATCGGCACTTCCACACCCGTTTTCGGGTTGCGGCCGATCCGTTCGTTCTTGTCGCGCAGCACGAAGCTGCCGAAGCCCGAAATCTTGACATTCTCGCCCCGGGCGAGCGCGTCACTCATCTTGCCGAGAATGGCTTCCACCATTTCGAGCGATTCTGCCCTGCTGAAGCCCATCTTTCGATTGATGGTTTCTGCCAAATCAGCGCGGGTCAGTGTGCCTACCGAACGCATCATGCGGTTTCTCCTTCGCGGTGCGACCCGTACGAAGGCGTTCAGCTTACGATTTTCCGGCGCTTTTGCAATGCGATGCCACCCGCATTGTTGAGTTTTAAGCAATTATGTTAGGCGCGGGGTGCAAGTGTCACAGGCGGATCAGGCTCGCGCCCCAGGTAAATCCGCCACCCATCGCCTCCAGCATCACCAGATCGCCCGCCTTGATCCGCCCGTCCTTGCGCGCGATATCGAGCGCCAGCGGCACAGATGCGGCCGAGGTGTTGGCGTGGTCCTGCACGGTGACGACCACCTTGTCGGGCGAAATGCCGAGCTTGCGTGCGGTCGCATCAAGGATGCGGGCATTGGCCTGATGCGGCACCACCCAGTCGATCTCCTCGACCGCGACACCGGTGACTTCAAGCACTTCCTTGAGCACGTCGGCGAGATTGACCACCGCGTGGCGGAACACTTCCTGCCCGCGCATCCGTACATGGCCGACGGTCTGCGTGGTCGATGGGCCGCCATCGACATAGAGCAGATCATGGCAGGTCCCATCGGCGTGCAGGCGCGTGCCGAGAATGCCGGGGGCATCCTTGCCGCTCGCCTCGCCTGTGGGGGCTTCAAGCACCACCGCGCCGGCTCCGTCGCCGAACAGCACGCAGGTGGTGCGGTCTTCCCAGTCGAGAATGCGGCTGAAGGTTTCCGCGCCGATCACCAGCGCGCGCTTGGCCATGCCGGTCCGCAGCAGCGAATCGGCAGTGGCGAGCGCATAGAGGAAGCCCGAACACACCGCCGCGACATCGAAGGCGATCCCGCCGGTGCAGCCGAGCGCGGCCTGCACCTTGGTCGCCGTGGCGGGGAAGGTATTGTCGGGCGTAGCGGTGGCGAGCACGATCAGCCCGATCGAGGCCGCGTCCACTCCCGCATCTTCAAGCGCCGCGCGGGCGGCGGCGGTGGCGAGCGTCGCGGTGGTTTCGTCCGGCCCGGCGATATGGCGCTGGCGGATGCCGGTGCGCGCGATGATCCATTCGTCCGAGGTGTCGACCGTTTTGGCCAGCTCGTCATTGGTGACGATGCGGCGCGGCAGGGCCGAGCCCGTGCCGATGATGCGCGATCCGTTCACTTGGCCGCCCCGGCGTTCTTCCGCGGGCTTGGCGCGGCCGTTCTGCTTGAGCGTATCGGCGCCCAGCTGCGAAAGGTCATGCGCGATCCGCTGGGTCAGCTCGTTTTCGAGCAGGCGCGCGGTCACCGCGACGGCATGGGCGACGCCCTTGGCATTGGCGCTGCCATGGCTCTTCACCACCACGCCGTTAAGGCCGAGGAACACTGCGCCGTTGTGATTGTTCGGATCGAGGTGGTGCTTGAGCAGCTCGGTCGCGGGGCGTGAGACCAGAAACCCGATCTTCGAACGCAGCGAGGAGGTGAAGGCCTGACGCAGCAGGTCGGTAACAAAGCGCGCCGAGCCTTCGATCGCCTTGAGCGCGATATTGCCCGAAAAACCGTCGGTCACCACCACATGGGTTTCGCCGCGGTTGATCTTGTCGCTTTCTACGAAGCCGTCGAATTGCAGCGCCAGCCCGCCATTGGCCGAGGCCGCGGTGAGCATCGCGGCGGCATCGCGCAGCTCTTCGGTGCCCTTGATCTCTTCGGTGCCGATATTGAGCAGCCGCACCACCGGCCTGTCGAAGCCGTTGACGATGCGCGAATAGGCCGCGCCCATCACCGCATACTGGACGAGGTTGCGCGCATCCGCCTCGGTATTGGCGCCGAGGTCGAGCATCACGACGTCATGGGCTTGCAAGGTCGGCATAATCGCAGCGAGCGCCGGGCGATCGATCCCCGGCATGGTGCGCAGCGCCAGCTTGCTCATCGCCATCAGCGCGCCGGTATTGCCTGCACTGACAGCCGCGCCGGCGTCGCCGGTCTTCACCGCATTGACCGCAAGGCCCATGCTGGTGGTCTTGGCACGGCGGATCGCCTTGCTGGGCAGCTCGTCGCCGCCCACCACATCGTCGCAGTGCAGGATTTCGGATGCCGCCCTGAGGTTGGGATGGCTTTCAAGCGCGGCTTCGATCCGCGCGCTATCGCCAACCAGCAGGAACTTGAACTTGTCGTGATCGCGCCGCGCCAGCGCCGCGCCTTCGATCATGACGCGCACGCCTTCATCGCCGCCCATCGCGTCAACGGCGATACGCGGGAGGCTCATGATGCGCTTCTCCGGATTATCGAGTGGGCCACCGGCAATCAGCCGACGGCAACAACCTGACGCCCGTTGTAGTGGCCGCAGTGGCCGCAGATGTTGTGGGGGCGCTTCAGCTCACCGCAGTTCGAGCATTCACCGAAGGCTTCAACCTTCAGCGCATCGTGCGAACGACGCATGCCGCGACGGGAAGGCGATACTTTTCTCTTGGGGACAGCCATGGCGGCACCATTTCCTCAAATAACTGACATGCGCCACCGGCGCTTTGATTCTCGAAGGCCGCCCTTACGGCAAGGAAGAGGAGCGCACAAGCAGCAGCAGGTGCGCGCATTCCTTGGCCAGCAGCGGCGGGAAGGCGCGCGCTATAGCGGAAAATTCGCGCGTTGCAACCCGCGCGGCGCGGCCCTAGCAATGGGGCCATACAAACGAGGGGATCTCATTCATGACCGTGCTTCCTGTTACGCTCGCCGCTGCGGCGGCTGCCGCCGTGCTCAACATCTGGCTGGGGATCCGCATCGGCGCATTGCGCACCGCGCTCCAGATCAGCGTCGGCGATGGCGGGAGCGAGCGGCTCC is a genomic window containing:
- a CDS encoding integration host factor subunit alpha — its product is MMRSVGTLTRADLAETINRKMGFSRAESLEMVEAILGKMSDALARGENVKISGFGSFVLRDKNERIGRNPKTGVEVPITPRRVMTFRASQLLKERIAKG
- a CDS encoding beta-ketoacyl-ACP synthase III, with amino-acid sequence MNGSRIIGTGSALPRRIVTNDELAKTVDTSDEWIIARTGIRQRHIAGPDETTATLATAAARAALEDAGVDAASIGLIVLATATPDNTFPATATKVQAALGCTGGIAFDVAAVCSGFLYALATADSLLRTGMAKRALVIGAETFSRILDWEDRTTCVLFGDGAGAVVLEAPTGEASGKDAPGILGTRLHADGTCHDLLYVDGGPSTTQTVGHVRMRGQEVFRHAVVNLADVLKEVLEVTGVAVEEIDWVVPHQANARILDATARKLGISPDKVVVTVQDHANTSAASVPLALDIARKDGRIKAGDLVMLEAMGGGFTWGASLIRL
- the rpmF gene encoding 50S ribosomal protein L32, with product MAVPKRKVSPSRRGMRRSHDALKVEAFGECSNCGELKRPHNICGHCGHYNGRQVVAVG
- the smc gene encoding chromosome segregation protein SMC; the encoded protein is MQIHRLKLSGFKSFVEPADLRIEPGLTGVVGPNGCGKSNLLEAIRWVMGETSAKSMRSGGMEDVIFAGTSTRPPRDFAEVVLHAEDDGGEELVVTRRIERGAGSAYRVNGRDVRAKDVALTFADAATGAHSPALVSQGKIAQVIAAKPAERRAMLEEAAGIAGLHVRRKDAESKLRGAEANLARLEDLMAGLDAQIATLKRQAKQAERYTELTHKIQGAEARLLFARWREAAAAAKEARAAAGAAEEQVAATQAEVAQAQAEQAAAAQALADARDELADRRDDASAHGHRMAALAEKLEAAETRLTDLARQQQRLEEDRADADRLTSAAVEALARLTTELAASREAVSTAEAARPALAEKAEDRERAHRAAELALAKATADHAGVEAEWRVAEAAVEQAEARLARIEAEAARLARARAELAASGDAEAEVIAARTAADDAAKTLSGLREKLAADQARKGELQTARDEAATALAAARAELAGIEREHTALARDREARSRREAGRQGMATALDKVSVAPGYERALAAVLGRDGKSPLGAPASPQDGRFWTGAAAPKPVADSLLSHLKDCPAELAARLALVHCAETDDGRALAPGEWLVTRAGHLRRWDGFVARGEGAAEAAQLEAANRFAELDAALPPLREAAARAEAEDKAVREELAALQTALIAQERSIAGAIEAERQALRRLDQAEAAKERLAARLAELAASSEEIETQIAAAAGDVTAAREARERLPARDAGRASLEAAQAKNEAARAGVQAALAELAAQDQALAVARERLAAQSADHAGWQARSSDAERRMAETSRRLAEIEEERAIHAAKPAALTAEIEAGEATRSRLAAELAEAEGVMREAEARQRAADAALAARTETLAQARERRASLVARAENEEQRRTEMARVSGERFQCPPPLLGEKFGFDEGDLALASDESAELERLTAARERIGPVNLVAADELARIEGEHGTSAQEQAELVEAIARLRGSIGSLNREGRERLRAAFEEVDGHFRVLFTRLFEGGQAHLALVDSDDPLEAGLEIYAQPPGKRLQSLSLLSGGEQALTATALIFALFLTNPAPICVLDEVDAPLDDANVERFCDLLDSMVRTTTTRYLIVTHNAVTMSRMHRLFGVTMAERGVSRLVSVDLGEAALLAAE
- a CDS encoding MerR family transcriptional regulator — encoded protein: MTGFDDGKDEGALRTIGEVSEALGIKPHVLRYWEAQFPLLKPLKRSGGRRYYRASDVALVETIDRLVNREGYTLKGAEAVLRAAAKSDLDRRRLDRRSGDRRADAESEGPGVRLLVNDGPDMAETIQALKAIRSRLAAALDA